A window of the Henckelia pumila isolate YLH828 chromosome 3, ASM3356847v2, whole genome shotgun sequence genome harbors these coding sequences:
- the LOC140891277 gene encoding 4-hydroxy-tetrahydrodipicolinate reductase 2, chloroplastic-like: MAFLAEAPLNIITSAISQLNKLPLQSSFPRLESPVGTRSSHSRKLFVTMSGASVQSVALSHSAVSKNVGIPIMVNGCTGKMGRAVLEAAISAGLDPVPVALGGADDAGKIVDTGGKQIEVHGPKDREKILASAFDDYPSLIVVDYTVPTAVNENAALYCKVGVPFVVGTTGGDRELLYKTVDDSKVYAVISPQMGKQVVAFLAAMEIMAEQFPGAFSGYKLEVTESHQASKLDISGTAKDVISCFQKLGVSYELDQVMQIRDPKLQTEMVGVPEEHLSGHAFHKYHLSSPDGTVSFEFQHNVCGRSIYAEGTVDAILFLAKKVKSNSDKRIFNMIDVLREGNMR; encoded by the exons ATGGCTTTCTTGGCTGAGGCCCCGCTGAATATAATAACCTCCGCGATTTCGCAGCTCAATAAGCTACCCCTTCAGTCTTCTTTCCCGCGGCTTGAAAGCCCAGTGGGAACCAGGTCTAGCCACAGTCGAAAGCTTTTTGTGACGATGTCAGGTGCCTCAGTTCAATCTGTGGCATTGTCTCATTCAGCTGTGTCCAAAAATGTTGGGATTCCTATCATG GTGAATGGTTGTACAGGAAAAATGGGAAGGGCTGTTCTTGAGGCAGCTATATCTGCTGGGCTTGATCCTGTGCCTGTGGCATTAGGAGGTGCAGATGACGCTGGAAAAATTGTGGATACCGGTGGAAAACAGATTGAAGTGCATGGTCCTAAGGATAGAGAAAAGATTCTGGCTTCTGCATTTGATGATTACCCGAGTTTGATTGTCGTCGACTACACTGTTCCGACTGCTGTTAATG AAAATGCTGCTCTATATTGCAAAGTTGGGGTACCCTTTGTTGTCGGAACCACTGGAGGAGACAGGGAGCTGCTATACAAGACTGTGGATGACTCAAAGGTTTATGCTGTGATTTCACCTCAAATGGGAAAACAG GTGGTCGCATTTCTTGCAGCCATGGAAATTATGGCAGAACAATTTCCTGGAGCATTTTCTGGATATAAATTAGAG GTGACGGAGTCCCATCAAGCAAGCAAATTGGACATCTCTGGAACTGCCAAGGATGTTATCTCTTGCTTTCAGAAACTTGGAGTTTCCTACGAATTAGATCAG GTGATGCAAATTCGAGACCCCAAGTTACAAACCGAGATGGTGGGAGTTCCAGAAGAGCATTTATCTGGTCATGCATTTCACAAGTATCATCTGTCATCACCAGACGGCAC TGTTTCCTTTGAGTTTCAGCACAATGTTTGCGGTAGATCTATCTATGCTGAAGGAACTGTGGATGCGATTCTTTTTCTTGCCAAGAAG GTTAAATCAAATTCAGACAAGAGGATATTCAACATGATAGATGTTCTGCGGGAGGGTAACATGAGATAA